The genome window CAGATATGGCTGCTGTAACTCATATGTCGACTCGTCAATTACAACGCAGTCTTAAGAAGGCTACAGGCTTTGCCCCGCATGATTTTCTTAAGGTGATCAGGTTACAACAATCATTTAAACAGCATTACCTCGAAGCGTATACGGATCAATCCCATTTTATACATTCATTTCGTAACATTACCGGATATACGCCTGCCGAATATTACCGAAAATATGTTGTCTGATTTATACAATACCTAAAAACCGCTGCCCATTAGCATGATCTTACTTTCACTAGAGACAGGAAATGATCATGAAGCATAACGCAATTGGATGGTTTGATATTTACGTAAACGATATGGAAAGAGCAGCGGCTTTTTACGAAGCGGTATTTGACAAGGAGCTGGAAGACTTAACCGACCCAACGGATAGCCGAGTGCTTATGAAGGCGTTCCCTACCGACATGGAATCATACGGAGCAGGCGGGGCGCTTGTTAAAAGAGAAGGGGCTGGGCCCGTAACTGGCGGAACGATTGTATATTTTGGTGTCGAAGATTGTTTGTCTGAGCAGGCAAAGGTCAGCGAGGCAGGCGGCAAAGTTGTCCAGCCGAAAACGTCCATCGGTGAGTTTGGTTTTGTGAGTATTTGTATGGATACCGAAGGTAACTTGTTTGGCCTTAGCTCAATGCAATAACGATCTACCTAATTGTTGGCCGTGAATTGGCGGCCAACCAATTTTTTATGTATTTTTTACGCAACATCTTTCTGATTTTTATACACTTTTCGTATTCTTGAACTAAGATTATTCCAGTAATTTTAGGTGGTTGTGAGATCAAGTAAACGTTTGAATCAAACGTTATTTAGAAGAGGTGTCGAGCGTAAATGGTCCAACATGCATTGTTAAGAAAACCGCAATCGGGTTTTACAATCATCGAGCTTGTTGTTGTTATCGTTTTGCTGGGGGTGCTTGCGGCTACTGCACTACCGCGTTTTATTGATATTAGCACAGACGCTCAAAAAGCGGTCTTACAATCGATGGGAGGATCCATTCTATCAGCTGCCAATTTAGTGCATGCTAAGGCCGTCATTCAAGGCGTTAGCAATGAGCCTTTAACGACAATTGATCTAGATGGTGATGGCGTCGATGATGTTGAGATTAGATACGGTTACCCAAGTGCCAGTCGAAACAATGGTCTTTCCAAAATAATGGGTGGTGACTTTTCTACCGGTTGGACTTGGTCTACAACCTATGGTGATACGCGCTTTTGGTTGACCACCGCAAAACTCGGTGGCCGTTCTGGTGTGTATGTGAACCAAACCGCTGTGTTAAACAGCGGCTGTTATATTTTGTATGACCCCGCGACAACTCAAGGGGGATCACCTGCTGTTAGCTATGTAACGACTAACTGCTAAGCCAAGAGTATGTACTAAGGGGGGTAGTATTAAAGGCGCACCATTAGCTTTCCTTTGTTGCTACCCGTCATGAATAAGTTGAGCCCAGAAATAGCAGAGGGTAAGCCTTCGAGCACGTGAGCGCGGTATTGTATTTTACCTGCTTTAACATGAGGGGCCAGCTGAGCCAATAATGCCGGTGCGTTGTGTAAATGGTCAGGCATGGTGAACCCTTGGATGGTTAAGCGCTTTTTAATAACGTTTAACCAACTCGGGCCGGGTCTCGGCGTCTCAAGACTGTAGTCTGCGATTAAGCCGCATACTGCGATACGCCCGTGAGCATTCATTCGGTTGAAAACCGGTGTTTGGATAGCGCCTCCGGTGTTTTCGAAGTATAGGTCGATTCCATTGGGTGTAAGCGCTGCCAAATTTTCTTCGAGCTGTTCTTTTTTGTAGTTTATAGCGCCATCAAAGCCGAGTTCGTTGACTAACCAATCGCATTTTTCATCACTGCCGGCTACACCAATAACGTGTAGACCTTCCGCTTTACCGAGTTGGCCAACAATAGAACCAACAGACCCAGCTGCCCCTGAGACTACAAGAGTTTGGCCTGTTTCTGGCTTTAATACATGATAAAAACCTTGGGTAGCGGTTAGGCCTGGCAATGAGAAGACTGATAGCGCCATTTCATCGGACAGTGACGGGTCGAGTTTGGTAATGCCTTTACCGTCAGTCGCGATGAGTGTTTGCCATCCGAACATCCCCTGAACTTTGTCACCTACAGAAAAGTCGGGATGGCGAGACTCAATTACCTCACCGACACCATTGCTGCGCATAATATCGCCAAGCTGAACGGGCGGTATGTAGCTATCGGTATCGGACGACATCCATCCAAACATAGCGGGGTCGAGTGAAAGGCTGGTTTGGCGTACCAGAAACTGACCGTCTTCAATAACTGGGCGGGGTTGTTCTTCAATTTGAAATAGATCTTCGGTAATAGGGCCGCCTGATGGGCGAGCGATTAATCGAATCGTTTGGTTGGTTTCCATGTGTAAAGCCTTTTGCCGTTTTGGTTTATGCGTATGCATATTACTGATGTGTTGGATGCGATAAACCAGATAAAGTGCGACACTTTGTTGCTAGATTTAACCTCCTTCACCACTGGGGTAGCTGAAAATAGGTGTCTAAATAATCAATTAAGCTTCTGACTGTGGGGGAGAGGTGCTTTCTGGAAGAGTAAAGTACGTAGACCTGTAAATCGTTTGGCTTCCACTCGGGTAAAATATGGACTAACTGCCCACTATTGATGTAAGCGTTAGCTAAATAGGTAGGCTGTAATGATATTCCAGTGCCGTTTAGTGCGGCATGTAGCAGGGTGGTTGCTTCGTTAGCGGTCAGTCGGCATTTAATAGGAACTGATTCAAACAGGTCGTTTTGCGATAAATGCCAGATATGCCGTTCAAAGTTTTTATATCCTAGACAAGCATGGAGAGCTAAATCACTTGGGTGGTTTATAGCTGCATTTTGGCTAATGTAGCTAGGCGAAGCGACAATAACGGACTCGCATACGCTGATTGGCTTTCCAATAAGAGAAGGGTCAGGCTTAGAAGCTAAGCGTATAGCCAGATCAATGCTCTGTTCCGTCAACCCGGTCACGCCGTCATTCAGGTCAATATCGATTTGCACTTTGGGGTGTAGTGACATGAATGCGGCTATTGGTTTCATTAATTGTGAGAATCCAAAAGACATGCTGGTGGCAATCCGAATCGTACCCGCAAGCTCATCGTTGTCGGTTGCTTGTAAGGCTATTTTTTCTGCTTGTTGTAACCAGGCTTCAACTTCTTTCAAGCATGCTTGTCCTGCCGTGCTTAAAGAAACTTTTCGTGTGGTCCTATTAAATAAACGTATCTGTAACCAATCCTCCATCGCTTCAATATACCGGGTGACCATAGCACGCGACATGTCGAGTCGGCTTGCGGTAGCGGTAAAGCTAAGCGAGTAGGCTACATCAACAAAAACTCTGGCGGCGGTTACTCTGTCCATCTTATTTGCTCGATTTATGAAATAATAATGTTCATTCTCTTGTATTTTTCTGAGCATCTCAACTCTTTATCATGTGTTAAACCTTTTACATGTGGAGAACTTTATGAAAAGAATTTTAGTCGTCTTGATAAGTGTGTTTATTGCTCAGTTTGCCATTGCGGATCAAAAGAATGGATTAACTTTGGATGTTTACACGGCTGACAGTGGAAGTTTTGGTGTCAATGCCACTCTGGTATACGGGGAAAAAGAAGCATTATTAGTTGATACAGGCTTTACCAAAGCGGACGCATTGAGAATTGCAGCAAAGGTACTTGATTCTAAGAAAACATTAAAAACCATTTTTATTAGTCAGGCTGATCCCGACTATTACTTTGGTGCAGAAGTGCTGCATGGGATTTTTCCTGATGCAGAGATCATTACGACGGCAGCTGTGAAAGAAGCCATCGAGAAAAAGCTGGAAGGTAAGCTCGCATTCTGGGGGCCTAAAATGGGCGCTAATGCACCGGTAAAACCGATTATTCCGGCTGTTTACGACGATTCATCTTTATTGGTTGATGGTCATATTGTCGAGATCATCAAAACTGAAGGTGTGTTAGCACATCGTCCGTATTTATGGATTCCTGAGAATAAAGCGGTGCTAGGTAATGTAGCGGTGTTCGGTAATATCCATCCTTGGATGGCCGATGCTCAGTCCGTAGAGATGCAGGACGCTTGGAAAGACCAACTCAACGAAATGCTAGCGTTAAGCCCGAGCGTTGTTATCCCAGGTCACATGACTCCGGAGACGAAGTTAACGAGCGAAGCTTTCAAGTTTACACTGAACTATATAAATGATTTCCAAGAGGCTAAAGCGGCCAGCCAGAATAGCGCTGAAATGATAGAGATCATGACCACTAAATATCCAAACGCAGCGGGCCTCCTTAACTTGAACATTGCAGCAAAAGTGCACAAAGGTGAGATGCAATGGTAAAGGTGCATTACTTTTTTGATCCATTGTGTGGATGGTGCTACGGAGCCTCGCCGTTAATTAAAGTGCTAGTCAATACCGCTGGGTTTGAAGTGGTTTACCATCCTGGTGGTATGATTCCGCGATTACCTATTGAGCCTGCTTTTAGGCAACATATTCTTCAGGCTGATGAGCGCATCGCTGAGCAAACCAAAGTACAATTTGGTCAGGCTTACAAAGATAGAGTATTGAGTAAAGAAGAGCTAATACTCGACTCTTACTTAACAACCCGCGCCTTTTTAGTGGGTATTGAGATGGGGGTTAATGCGTATCAAATGCTCAAATCCATTCAGGAGGCCCATTATGTCCATGGGGCCAAACTGGATGAGAAGGAGTCGTTGAAGAATATCGCTTTATCCCTTGGCCTTGATGGCAATGAGTGGGATGACCGGATGGAGTTATCCGAATCGAATTTGTATAGTGAGTTGGAAGCAAGTCAAACACTGATGAAAGAGCTTGAGGTGTCAGGCTTTCCTTCTATTATTGCTGAACTTGACTCGGGATTAACACGTCTACCTCTCAGTGCCTATTATGATAACGCCTCGGGATGGAGCACGTATTTGAGCACATTAAGTTAGTTTGTTAATGGTTCAGGTAGCCGGTTGATACATGACGTAGCTTCTACGTGGCTTTTTTATGAGCGGTGTTTTGTTGTACAAAGGTATAATTGAGCTAACAAAATAAAAAGCTGCATGAAAAGGCCTACAAAGTACAGTGATTGAATCAATTGGAGTTACCGAAAATACGTCGGCAGTGATGACGTTTACACGCGGCTATTTAGCGCTTTTTTATACGCTTGTAGCCGCATTTTATACGATAAGAATCATCGTAGGTAAGCGAAGCGCTCACGCAGAATTGGTACACCCAGGCGAGCGGTATTGTACGTCTTGGTGGAACCATATGACTTTTCGGGTGTTTCGGGTGGTTATCTGGTTGGTTTGCGTGTGTCGCTACTTTTTTCCTGCCACGGATTCTGTGTTAGGCCGTTTTACCCTCTTAAATCACCCAGAAATTATCCTTTCGGGTGATCTTCTCCTGGCGCTTGGTTTTTCTACTGTCATTGTGATTCATACCACTATGGGGAACCATTGGCGCTCTGGTATTGATAATACAGGGCCTAAAAAGCTCATCACTCATGGCTTTTTTCGTTATTCACGTAATCCTATTTTTCTAGCCGTTGCGTGTGCGCAGGTTGGCTTTTTCTTAGCTTTGCCTTCGGTCTTTACCTTAATTTGCTTACTGGTGGGCTTGTATATTTTGCACCGACAAGTGCTGTGTGAAGAGTCGCATTTGTTACGGATGTTCCAGCAAGACTATGTTAACTACACGCTCAAAACGGGTCGGTGGCTTTAGTTTTTTTGTTAAACATTCTATAAACCTGTGGGAAAGTTGAGCATTTATGCGTGCTTAGGTGATTTGATTACAAGGTTAGTTGTGTTATCTGGTATTGTGCACCTCTAAATGCGATTTTATTTCGCTCACTTCTTATTTATAGAGCTTGCTTGTGACCAATAACGATATCTTACGCCGTCTTCGCTACACCTTTGATTTTAATGATTCCAAAATGATTGAGGTTTTTCGCTTGGCTGATCACCAAGTGACTCGGGCTCAGGTTTCTGATTGGTTAAAACAAGAAGATGATGAGAAGTACGTGCGTTGCAGTGATAAAGAGTTCGCTATCTTTTTAAATGGTTTGATCAATCTGAAACGCGGTAAAAAAGAAGGCGCTGCACCAGAGCCGGAGCATCGCTTAAATAATAATATTATTTTCCGTAAGCTAAAAATTGCACTCAATATGACCGCTGAAGATATTTTGGATGTTATGCATAAAGCCAATAATCAATTGAGCAAACATGAGTTGAGCGCTTTTTTCCGCCGCCCAGATCATCAAAACTACCGCGAATGTCAGGACCAAGTACTACGTAACTTTTTGTCAGGCATACAGGAAAAATATCGCAGTAAACAAAGCAGCTAATGAGTTTTTTCAGTAACGCTTAGTCGTCTTAATCGTTATTGATTAGCTGAGATTGAGCGTCGAAATAGCGCTAGGCTGGCGATAAAAAATGTCGAGCCTAATCCTGTCATGATTAAAAGCTGTGGCCAGATTATAGACAGCCCCGCGCCCCGGAAAACGACCGCCTGAGAGAACGCCATGTAATGACGTGACGGCAAAAACCAAGTGGCAGGTTGGATAATCTGAGGTTGGCTTTCTATCGGAGACATCCCACCTGACAGCATCATTATTGGTATAATAACCATCATTAACAGTAACGCGAATTGCGACATGGTTCGGGCAATTGTCGCTAAAAATATTCCAATAGCGGCAGCAGCAAAAAGGTAAATGCTGGTGCCGGCAACCAATAGAAGACGCGATCCCGCAATGGGTACGTCAAGATAGTTTTCTACAATTAATAGCATGCAAAGTGAAAACGCGATAAGAATAATCAGCCCATTTGCCCACACCTTGGCGATGACGATTTGGAAAGCATTAATCGGCATTACCAGTAAATGTTCGATGGTGCCATGCTCTCTTTCTCGCAGTAGTGCGGCGCCTGTTAAGATAATAGTGATCATGGATATTTGGTTGATGAGTGCGTTAATAGCCCCAAACCACATCCCCACGCCATTGGGATTAAAAGCTCTACGTTGTACCAAATTAACGGCGGATGTCGGGGTCGTGTCGGAACGGTTTATGAAGTAATTTATTTCGGTATTAATGATGTTTTGAATGTAGCTGTTACCTAAACTGGCTTGGGTTACAGCGGTGGCGTCAATATCAATTTGTATAGCGGGTTGTCGGTGTTGACGTATATCTTTTTCAAATTGTGGTGGTATCGAGACAACAAACATGTATTTGTCTTGGTCCATTGCATCGTCTACTTCGGCCGGTGTAATCAACACGGGCTGTTTAAAATACGGAGGGTAAAGGGCGTTAGCAATCGCACGGGAGAGAGTGGACTGGTCCTCATCGATGATGGCAATAGAGGCGTTATTAACTGATTCACTAATGGACACGGCTTGCGCGTAAATCGCCAAACTAAATGAATAGATGATCAGTAACACCATGACTGCATCACTAAAAACGCTACGCAATTCTTTAATACCTAGCCAGAATATATTGAGCCATCCCTTCATTATTTACGCCTCTTGCTTCTTTAAAAAAGTGGCTGCTATCGCAATGAATATAGGCCCAAATAAGGCGAGCTTAATGATGTCGGGCAGTAGGGAGCTCAGGCTTAAGCCTTTTGTAAAAGCCGCTACGCTAAGGTGCATGTAATAGGTAGCTGGCCAGAGCGCCCCCACTATTTTACCTGCGCCTTCCATGGTGGATGTTGGTTGTATCAAACCTGAAAAGTTAATGGTTGGCATCATGGTTAAAATGGCTGTAGCAAATACGGCGGCAACTTGCGAAGCTGTGAGTGAAGAAATAAGTAGCCCAAAACCGGTGGCAGTAAAGGCGTAGAAAAACGCCCCCAACGATAACCCTAGCAGGCTGCCCTTGAGAGGGACACCCAGTAAGAAAATAACCAATACCGTTAAAATCGCAAAGTTGATCATGCCAATGGCTATATAGGGTAGTTGTTTACCGATCAAAAACTCTAAACGACGGGTAGGCGTCACGTAGAAGTTAGTGATAGTGCCAATCTCTTTTTCGCGAGCCATACTCACAGCCATTAAAATTGCGGGGAACAATAGTAATAAAAGTGCGGGCGTTTTAGGGCCTATCGAATAAATCGTTTCAAATGAGGGGTTGTAGCGATACCTCGATTCGATAGTAACGCTTGCGTTAGCTGAGGCATCGATGCCAGCGTCAGTTGCAAGCTCGTAAAGGTAGTGTGTGTGTCCGCCTGAAACGTAACCCGCTATGGTGCCCGCTCGCGTCGTATTGGCTCCATCTATCCAAGCTGATACGCTGGGTGTTTCTCCTTTTTTTAAGTCTCGCCCAAAACCAGAGGGGATCTCGATCGCTAATGTAATTTCATTTGATTGTAGTTGCCGCTCCATGGCATCTACGCTTTGCAGTGGCGCTTTTTCAACAAAATATCGAGAACCACTAAAGTTGCTGAGATAGCGGCGGCTTTCAGGGGTTTGATCTTGGTCATAAGCCGCATAGGCTAGGTCTTCCACATCAAGTGATACGCCGTAAGCAACCACAATGAGGAGAAAGGCACTGCCAATAAAAGCAAACACTAAGCGTATGGGGTCTCGAATGACTTCTACCGATTCACGATAACTAAAAGCGATTAGCCTGCTAAAGCTAAAGTTCAGGGGGTGATGCCGGTGCTTTTCAGCTGTGGGTGGAGCTGTTTGGATAGGCTCTGAAGGAAGTGTGGTCTTTGTGTGTTCTTTATTATGTGTAGACTCTATGGCTTCTTCTAAATACGCAATAAAGGCCTGCTCTAAAGTTTTCGCTTGCTTTGCATGTGTTAATGCTTGAGGGCTATCACATGCCAATACTTGGCCAGCGTGCATCAATGATATGCGATCACATCGCAAGGCCTCGTTCATAAAGTGTGTTGAGATGAAAATGGTGACTTTGTCCTTTCTTGAAAGCTCTATTAGAAGGCTCCAAAATTCGTCTCGGGCAACCGGGTCTACTCCTGACGTAGGCTCGTCTAGGATGAGAATTTCAGGTTCATGAAGGACGGCCACGGCTAACGATAAACGCTGCCGTATGCCCAAAGGCAGGGATGAGGCTAACGCATGCATGTGTTCAGTTAAGCCAAAGCGTTCAACTAACAGAGATATGCGCTGTTTTGATTTTTCCGTTGATAGATGAAACAAGCGAGCGTGTAAGGTTAAGTTTTGTGCTGTAGTGAGTTCACCGTATAAAGAAAAAGCCTGTGTCATAAAACCAACACGGTTGCGAGTTTCTAGGTCATTGGCGTCTAGTGGCTTTCCAAACAAATACGCTTCGCCTTTCGATGCAGGTAAAAGGCCTGTTAGCATTTTCATGGTGGTGGTTTTGCCGCAACCATTTGAACCTAAAAAACCAAAAATTTCCCCCGCTTGTATATCAAAGCTGACATTATCGACGGCAGTGAAATCGCCAAAGGTGCGGGTTAGCCCTTTTGCCACAATGGCTGGGGTATCATCAGTTTTTTGGAGTGCTGGAATCGATAATTTTGTGGCTTCTCCTGACTGGTTGTGTGGTAGCAGCTTTATAAAGGCTGACTCAAGGTCTTGAGTATTGGTTTTTTCTTTTAGAGCCTGTGCGGAGCCTGTGGCTAGAACGCGTCCATTATTCATGGCAACCAGCCAGTCGAAACCTTCGGCCTCATCCATATAGGCAGTGGATACGAGTACACTCATGGTGGGACGTTCATTTCTAATGGAGGTGATCAGCTCCCAAAACTGTCGCCTTGATAGCGGGTCTACGCCTGTTGTTGGCTCGTCAAGAATCAGTAGATCTGGGTCATGTATGAGCGAGCAGCATAGACCTAGTTTTTGTTTCATGCCGCCAGATAACTTGCCGGCGGGTCTGGATAAAAAGGGCGATAAGCTGGTCGCCTGTGTTAACCGATGAATACGGGTTTTACGTTCTGAGGCCGCTAAGCCGAATAGCTTCCCAAAAAAGTCTAGGTTTTCCTCTACGCTGAGCTCTGCATATAGGTTCTTGCCTAAGCCTTGTGGCATGTAGGCGATACGTGGCCCTATTGATTGACGATGTATAGCCGAAGACATGTCGCCTTCTAAAACGTTTAGCGATCCTTGTTGCAGTTTACGAGCGCCAGCAATAAGACCCATTAAAGTCGACTTGCCAACACCGTCAGGGCCCAATAAACCGATCATTAAACCTGATGGAATATCTAAAGAGATTTGATCGATGGCTTTACTCTGCTGGTATTGATGAGTCACGTTTTGCATGCGAACAACGGGAGGCGGTAAGGTGGCTGTCGTTGTCATTTTGTGCATAGTGTAAATACCCGTAGGAGTATGTGTTTTAGTGAGTTACTTTTTGGCTCGGCGCTATTGAGCCAGTGTTTGGAGGAACTCTGGCCATGGGCCGATTTCCTCGCCGGGTAGTGGCGTTAACTGAATGTAGGCAACACCGCGAATACCTGTCTTCACTTGGTTTATATGCTTTAAGACGAGTGTTTGAGGGACACGAACCTTGACACGAAACATCAACTTATCGCGCTCACTAGCGGTTTCCACTTCTTTGGGGGTGAACTGTGATTCGGGGGAAACAAAACTGACTGTGGCAGGTATAGCTGCCTCTAAAATATCCAGCTTTATTCTGGCTTGTGCTCCAATGGCAACGCGATTGACTTGTGATGAAGGCAAGTAGAGCTCCATGTACACATCAGATAAATTAACTAACGTCATCACCTTTCCACCGCTACCTATGACTTCTCCAGGTTCCGCTAACCGGTAAAGAACACGGCCAATACTGGGAGCACTTAGAACGGCATCATCGATCTGAGTTTGGATTTCAGCTTGGCTAGCGAGTGCGGCATCGACGTTGCGTTCCCTAGAAACAAGAGCGGCTTGAGCCGCTTTAACGTCGGCATTAGCGACGGCCACTTGGCTAATAAGAGTGTCATTTGATTCTTTGCTAGCAAACCCTTTTTTAGTCAGCTCTCGTGAGCGGGATAACTCTTGCTGCGCGAGCGTGAGTTTTGCTTTTGCTTGCGCAATGGAGGCTTGCGCTGAAGCAACTTGGCTTTCAGCACTAGCGACTTCTGCTTTAGCACGTAAAAGTTGAGCTTTTAGCTGTGCCGTATCTATTGTTGCAAGTGTATCGCCTTGTTGGACTAGTTCACCTTCTTGGGCGATGACATGCTCAACGCGGCCGGCAATTTTACTCGATACATCCACTTGTACCGCCTCAATTCTGCCGTTACCGGAAGCATACCCTGATGGTAGCTCGGGTTGGTTGATGTTGTTCCATATTAATACACCACCGATGACGGCTAGTGCGAAGAGTAAAAGAATGAGTGCTTTTTTGAGGCTGGTGCTCATGTCTTACCTTTCCCTAAAAGAAAAAAGAATCAGAACGTGTAGGTGTGCTGCTTAGTTAAGAATACCGCGAAGCGCATTGAGCCAACATGATATTGATCATGTAAACAAGCTTAATGAGATTAAGAATTAAACGAAGGAGGTTGTTATAGGTAGGGAGCGGGTGTGAGATGAGAGTGGGATGTTGTGAGCTTAGTACACCGACTAAGCTCACTTGGAAGCCCCAGTACTTATTGCGCGTGAGGGTGCTTTCTGAAAATAATAGTCCCAATAGCGACTAAACCAAGCAGCCAGCTGTAATGGATATTACCGATAATCAGTAAGGGTGATAAGCCAGCAATTGAACCCGCCAGTAATACTTGCGCACCGTAGGGTAGCAAGCCTTGCACAACACACGAGAATATATCTAATAAGCAGGCGCTGCGGCGGGGGTCAACGTGCTGCCTGTCTGCGATGTCTTTAGCAAGCCCTCCCGAAATAATGATGGCAACGGTGTTGTTTGCTGTGCACACATTTGTTAGTGCCACGGCGACACTAATTGCCGCTTCACCGGCACGCGTATGAGGTTCATCACCTCGCTTGTTAGTAAAGCGTTGGATTTGTTGAGCTAAAAATTCAAGTCCACCTTGCGCTTTCATCAGGGCACCTAGACCACCGATCAATAAAGACAAGATTAAGATCTCTTGCATTCCGGTATACCCAGCATAGATATCTTTAGAATACTGGGCAATTGAATAATCTGCCACGCT of Neptunomonas phycophila contains these proteins:
- a CDS encoding VOC family protein; this encodes MKHNAIGWFDIYVNDMERAAAFYEAVFDKELEDLTDPTDSRVLMKAFPTDMESYGAGGALVKREGAGPVTGGTIVYFGVEDCLSEQAKVSEAGGKVVQPKTSIGEFGFVSICMDTEGNLFGLSSMQ
- a CDS encoding prepilin-type N-terminal cleavage/methylation domain-containing protein, with protein sequence MVQHALLRKPQSGFTIIELVVVIVLLGVLAATALPRFIDISTDAQKAVLQSMGGSILSAANLVHAKAVIQGVSNEPLTTIDLDGDGVDDVEIRYGYPSASRNNGLSKIMGGDFSTGWTWSTTYGDTRFWLTTAKLGGRSGVYVNQTAVLNSGCYILYDPATTQGGSPAVSYVTTNC
- a CDS encoding NADP-dependent oxidoreductase, with product METNQTIRLIARPSGGPITEDLFQIEEQPRPVIEDGQFLVRQTSLSLDPAMFGWMSSDTDSYIPPVQLGDIMRSNGVGEVIESRHPDFSVGDKVQGMFGWQTLIATDGKGITKLDPSLSDEMALSVFSLPGLTATQGFYHVLKPETGQTLVVSGAAGSVGSIVGQLGKAEGLHVIGVAGSDEKCDWLVNELGFDGAINYKKEQLEENLAALTPNGIDLYFENTGGAIQTPVFNRMNAHGRIAVCGLIADYSLETPRPGPSWLNVIKKRLTIQGFTMPDHLHNAPALLAQLAPHVKAGKIQYRAHVLEGLPSAISGLNLFMTGSNKGKLMVRL
- a CDS encoding LysR family transcriptional regulator, with the protein product MDRVTAARVFVDVAYSLSFTATASRLDMSRAMVTRYIEAMEDWLQIRLFNRTTRKVSLSTAGQACLKEVEAWLQQAEKIALQATDNDELAGTIRIATSMSFGFSQLMKPIAAFMSLHPKVQIDIDLNDGVTGLTEQSIDLAIRLASKPDPSLIGKPISVCESVIVASPSYISQNAAINHPSDLALHACLGYKNFERHIWHLSQNDLFESVPIKCRLTANEATTLLHAALNGTGISLQPTYLANAYINSGQLVHILPEWKPNDLQVYVLYSSRKHLSPTVRSLIDYLDTYFQLPQW
- a CDS encoding MBL fold metallo-hydrolase, with translation MKRILVVLISVFIAQFAIADQKNGLTLDVYTADSGSFGVNATLVYGEKEALLVDTGFTKADALRIAAKVLDSKKTLKTIFISQADPDYYFGAEVLHGIFPDAEIITTAAVKEAIEKKLEGKLAFWGPKMGANAPVKPIIPAVYDDSSLLVDGHIVEIIKTEGVLAHRPYLWIPENKAVLGNVAVFGNIHPWMADAQSVEMQDAWKDQLNEMLALSPSVVIPGHMTPETKLTSEAFKFTLNYINDFQEAKAASQNSAEMIEIMTTKYPNAAGLLNLNIAAKVHKGEMQW
- a CDS encoding DsbA family protein, translated to MVKVHYFFDPLCGWCYGASPLIKVLVNTAGFEVVYHPGGMIPRLPIEPAFRQHILQADERIAEQTKVQFGQAYKDRVLSKEELILDSYLTTRAFLVGIEMGVNAYQMLKSIQEAHYVHGAKLDEKESLKNIALSLGLDGNEWDDRMELSESNLYSELEASQTLMKELEVSGFPSIIAELDSGLTRLPLSAYYDNASGWSTYLSTLS
- a CDS encoding methyltransferase family protein translates to MIESIGVTENTSAVMTFTRGYLALFYTLVAAFYTIRIIVGKRSAHAELVHPGERYCTSWWNHMTFRVFRVVIWLVCVCRYFFPATDSVLGRFTLLNHPEIILSGDLLLALGFSTVIVIHTTMGNHWRSGIDNTGPKKLITHGFFRYSRNPIFLAVACAQVGFFLALPSVFTLICLLVGLYILHRQVLCEESHLLRMFQQDYVNYTLKTGRWL
- a CDS encoding DUF1456 family protein codes for the protein MTNNDILRRLRYTFDFNDSKMIEVFRLADHQVTRAQVSDWLKQEDDEKYVRCSDKEFAIFLNGLINLKRGKKEGAAPEPEHRLNNNIIFRKLKIALNMTAEDILDVMHKANNQLSKHELSAFFRRPDHQNYRECQDQVLRNFLSGIQEKYRSKQSS
- a CDS encoding ABC transporter permease, which gives rise to MKGWLNIFWLGIKELRSVFSDAVMVLLIIYSFSLAIYAQAVSISESVNNASIAIIDEDQSTLSRAIANALYPPYFKQPVLITPAEVDDAMDQDKYMFVVSIPPQFEKDIRQHRQPAIQIDIDATAVTQASLGNSYIQNIINTEINYFINRSDTTPTSAVNLVQRRAFNPNGVGMWFGAINALINQISMITIILTGAALLREREHGTIEHLLVMPINAFQIVIAKVWANGLIILIAFSLCMLLIVENYLDVPIAGSRLLLVAGTSIYLFAAAAIGIFLATIARTMSQFALLLMMVIIPIMMLSGGMSPIESQPQIIQPATWFLPSRHYMAFSQAVVFRGAGLSIIWPQLLIMTGLGSTFFIASLALFRRSISANQ
- the rbbA gene encoding ribosome-associated ATPase/putative transporter RbbA, producing MHKMTTTATLPPPVVRMQNVTHQYQQSKAIDQISLDIPSGLMIGLLGPDGVGKSTLMGLIAGARKLQQGSLNVLEGDMSSAIHRQSIGPRIAYMPQGLGKNLYAELSVEENLDFFGKLFGLAASERKTRIHRLTQATSLSPFLSRPAGKLSGGMKQKLGLCCSLIHDPDLLILDEPTTGVDPLSRRQFWELITSIRNERPTMSVLVSTAYMDEAEGFDWLVAMNNGRVLATGSAQALKEKTNTQDLESAFIKLLPHNQSGEATKLSIPALQKTDDTPAIVAKGLTRTFGDFTAVDNVSFDIQAGEIFGFLGSNGCGKTTTMKMLTGLLPASKGEAYLFGKPLDANDLETRNRVGFMTQAFSLYGELTTAQNLTLHARLFHLSTEKSKQRISLLVERFGLTEHMHALASSLPLGIRQRLSLAVAVLHEPEILILDEPTSGVDPVARDEFWSLLIELSRKDKVTIFISTHFMNEALRCDRISLMHAGQVLACDSPQALTHAKQAKTLEQAFIAYLEEAIESTHNKEHTKTTLPSEPIQTAPPTAEKHRHHPLNFSFSRLIAFSYRESVEVIRDPIRLVFAFIGSAFLLIVVAYGVSLDVEDLAYAAYDQDQTPESRRYLSNFSGSRYFVEKAPLQSVDAMERQLQSNEITLAIEIPSGFGRDLKKGETPSVSAWIDGANTTRAGTIAGYVSGGHTHYLYELATDAGIDASANASVTIESRYRYNPSFETIYSIGPKTPALLLLLFPAILMAVSMAREKEIGTITNFYVTPTRRLEFLIGKQLPYIAIGMINFAILTVLVIFLLGVPLKGSLLGLSLGAFFYAFTATGFGLLISSLTASQVAAVFATAILTMMPTINFSGLIQPTSTMEGAGKIVGALWPATYYMHLSVAAFTKGLSLSSLLPDIIKLALFGPIFIAIAATFLKKQEA